The Panicum virgatum strain AP13 chromosome 6K, P.virgatum_v5, whole genome shotgun sequence nucleotide sequence ttgttcatcagagtgttgaaatcaggatagatctgaggggtgagcagggtcctgagttctgggtttagtcccttcttaaACATATCCTatttcttctcgtcgtcgttcacttcctccggtgcatagcgagccagatccataaactggtgtgtatactcttccaccgacatactcccttGCTGAAGTGCGCGAAATTGATCTGCCTTGCACTTCATGGTGGCTGAGGGAATATGATATCGACGGAATTCCTTCACGAACTCTTTCCATGTGATGGTGGAagcgtcctcggcggcggcgcagtagttctcccaccaggctaaggcagtcccggtgagttgatgtgctgccagcagAACTTTATCCCGATCCTGGCATTCGAACGGCTCAAACTTGCTCCGGATTACACGaagccaatcatctgcatccaaggggttgctggatccggcgaaagtgggtggcttggtcctcagaaaagccgtaagcttgtcattaaaggtctgctctcgcgGCCGCTTGTTTacgagagcattggccagtgtctccagtatgagagtttGGTTATGaattatctgtgccaggtctgtgaagggtggtggtggtggtggcagtggcgcaTCATTATTCTCTCCTCTGCCttggctcacttcttgttctacGGGCGGAGGGTTTTGCTCAAGAGGCAGAGCTCCTACATCAGCGGCTGGAGGGACCcggttgcgggaggccctcgtaacgctCCGGGAAACCATTTGTAGATTGAGTGGATTGGGAccaagattaggtgatgtttcaTTTGTTAAGTTCGTAAAAAGGCAGAATCAACCTTCCGCCGATAAGCAAACACACAGCaggcacacaaacaagcacaagcAACTTTATTAAAACAAGGCGGGGGTACAACACGGGAACACaactagaacgcgtactacacgtccgggtacggGTTCATACTAGAGATACAACTTAAACCGAAAGGACTAGAGGGGTACAACACTAGGGTAGCGTCGGACaatctactcgcggggcgagtctTCTTCTCGGGCGGAACGTGCTTCCGGGGGAACAGATGGCTCGCCGTCCTCTGGGTTCCCGTTCTCCAGGGGCTGTGTAACGGCTTCTCTTGTGGCGGCGGTGgtagaccttccagggttctcgggtggggcttgagggcttccaaagagcattccccatcctatgacgggtgtcccgagtagaacatggtcttctccgatggccggaactggggttccacttctggtccattcttgtatGCGCCGGTCTCAGGCTTGTCTGAGGCTCtactgagcaactgcttcactactGATCGCGGCTgcagctcttgcctcggcttgggctgctcgaaCCTGTTGGAGTCTCatcgcgagctctgcttgctcggcacgatgggtctgctccctcagcaggtgagcttgttcatcgaagagctgatccaaagcggctaggtagttagccacttgatacagagggtcctcttcatggcggcgtcattccaggcttctcatgcaaGCTTCCCAGacaggggttctgatggccggtgggaagaacctcatcGGTGCGGGGATTAGGTGCTCTTTGACAATCCGGCACAGGTATCGAAGTGCCTTTCTGACGGCCAAGgaataggtgtcttggtgcctaaaccctgtagcggtcactcgccaagGCTGGATGTCGAGGTAGCGTTCACTTCTGGCGAtaactaggatcaccctgcagcggagagtgccatgatgctcgtactctctgctgtagtaccttgggcgttctgagacgccaaggctctccagggcattgatcaagaggctggggaagccaggtgcagcttggcaattgccctgggtccatccttcctcagccatctgaaaataaaGATAGAGTGAACAAggttgcacaaatatttgggtacaaaagggtagatgatatttattattgcaacatggCGGGGTACAGACTCCATGGATACATGATTATTAGGACACGGTTCTAGCtggggtgctactcctatcatggggactcttcctcaaGCCGGAtggggcgcttcttcagtgggaggcACTGTTCTATGGCATCATCGGCCTGAGTATCATTATCCTAATGGGTCTCCTCGGGCTCTTCTTCCTCGGTCTGAGTGCCTACATCCCAGTGAGTCTCTTCAAGATCttcctcttcgtcttcctctatccatccacctattcctctgcgagcctcgtactcACGCAtgcgggcttggagagcggctagagaATTCTCGGCACGTGTGGCCCTTGTCCGCTGCTCCTCCAGTTCTTCCACGCATTCTTGCATCTGGGCTTGGAGGGCGGCGAGGGAATACTCGGCGCAtgcggctcttgtccgttgttcatccaatccttgggttgctttttctgctcggtggacttgttgcttcagttgcGCCGCTTGTTCACGATAGAGCTCGTctaggccggtgaggtagatggacagGTGGGATACTGTGtcttccaggtcttcttcttcccttccgagtcctctcattcgagcgatccaggtgcgtcctcttccttcagttggtgggaaaaatcccataggagtccgctgaaggtgatgcttATAGATTACTCGTagccgtcgcagggctttacgggcggcttttcgataggtgtccgggaaacggaatccagtggtggagatgaaccaagggtccacatcagggtagcgggtgcttcttcctatgaagatcatcagatcacaccgaagagtgcccttggagtcgtactcccaatagagaaactctggtgggtccacaactccgatgcgttccagactgagtatcaacaactttggaaggccgggctctgcgtgacagattccgccaatccacccattgtcagccatctggaacagggcaagaaccagagATGAGTGTTTGTGTAAAGAAAGGgttaaggatagaaaagtcctaaggggTAAAGGGtctgaaaacgggtttcgctcctagggtcacgtcctacggccaacctacggctctgatatcacctaaagcatcccctcataagagagaacttaaatgtgatacaaacatcagtcccagaagGCTGATGccatatttattacatcagatggttcattaccgtacaaacctccgaggaggacactcgatacagatgataataacaaGTAACCAtgctacaacataacaccagagcgcgacccacatgggatccagctcgggctcagagtactgcgacagcgaaaacatctcgacagggccggttccacaggcaaggttgggtgtagaacgataaccctactcagcgtcgtctggcacgaagtctgggtcttcctctgtaaaaattaagagtggggtgagtacaaacgtactcaacaagtccaaccacacccacggagggggttatatcagaataacatgcacaggtaaatcaaggacaaggttacggtttaatttgcagaaagctaaattttatgcaggggttgatttagcagaaaacatttcagaaaccagtttttgtattgagtaacacagagttcaagttttaaactgctaccggactccccgtccgtcgtagcacacggcacaactgccggacacaattccaaaacaactcacgctagcccatcccaaagaaacactagttatgtaaccacaccgtaactcgcccaataccgtgggcacggctattcgaatagcttttaaatctgcagaggtgtgcaactttacccacaagcgggtaccacaacacgagcaccgaagtgttggagtagatcccgacatagccattacccaccatagctagacctgattcgccatcacgggatttaccaaggggtcatcgacccaactctgaggtataaccggCGTATAAGTCACACCgaacatatcccttctccttggtcacccgttgctctcagccctcctgatggctatcacatcaactagtggggtttatgctaagccgttgcccattcaacagtcgagtggtttgcacgacagtggagttaggtgagatgacacaccaactcggtccttagatatgacaagatggatatctcccttccttgccctacCACactggcacgagcacaccaaatggcaaatccgtagaaatgccaaccatcccgtctaaactttttttacaaaaacaccacatttatcccatcccacatacgcacacattttctttataaaacaagtagcattatgagtaaagtcctaagcgttctaatatcgattaacgtccacgcaaaattagacattaatctaggtggtcaaggaatggtcatcacaaatcaaggggtggttatccaaccgtgttttcatgcgagcaaaacatatgcaactttataaagcaggccattgggttgtgtttataaaaaattagaacagaaacatgcatcaaaggatgggattgaacttgctgtcttcgtagccttcgaggaggtcctgtccttcgggctcggggtcgcggaactggtcctcgttccctTGCTCGCAGTTCTACTCATtagcgggctctccttcgttcgcacagtggtctacgacgcaaacaaacaagcacacaatcaagacacagaaaataaagatttatcgttgagctctaATCGGAAACACATAAGATATGGAGTACCGAGTAATATTTTCgagcggtttcctaatggcatggccaaaacttgGTTATGAGAGgagtggtaaagtttcgggttgatcagGGGTCGTTTggtacatgaaataataggttgtGTAAAAGTCTAGGGGTCAAATAAGGGTctagggacctgtttgtaaataTTTTGGGGGAAACAGGGGCCTGTTTATAAattctagaaatatttgggCCTATTAGGAAGGTGTAGGGGTTTGTTTATTAATAAGTTCATGTAGTGGGGGTCTTGTTTGCAAAAACCATAAAAGATAgggttttatttgaaagaaaccaatgGGTGGGGAGGGTTCTTAAATAAATAGAAAAGAGGGgagggggttatgggcaaaaCACCCAGTCTCCTTCCTCCCCACgtgctgggaaacaggggagggagagagctcGCCAGCGGCGGCCCTGGGCCGGTGGTCTGAGGCTCGGGAGCGGCTTCGGAGTGggggaaaggagagagggaggcgggAGGGCTCGATGCCCGGCCGTGGCTCAGGCCGAGGTGGCCCGAGGCGGCCTGGCcgcgggggcgggcggcggcgagcggcggcggccgtggcggtgcCGCTGCGAGGCTCGGGGTGGCCAGGGAGTGGGGGAAAAGGGGCAGCGGGGTGCGGGGATCCCATTCCCGCGCTCACCTTGGCTTGGGGTGTGGCGAGGAAGCGGGGCGGCAGGAGCAGGCGGCTGTGGTGCTAGGTTGctccggtggcggcgctaggggaGCAGAGAGGGGCTATGGCGGCGGTGGTCGCTCGTGGTGGCGAAGGGCGACGCGGTGGGGCCTTTTATAGCCCGAGTAGGTCGGTGGAGCGGTGGAGGTAGGTGGCCGGCTTAGAGAGGTAcgcggcggccattaatggcaccCAGCCGGTCTCGCGCGTCGCGGAGTGGCATGAGCGGCGAGGCCGCTGCACAGGGTGAGCTCGCTGTGCGTGGGCgtggctcggtgtgcttggcaGCGGCCCACGCGTTGGCGCAACGCGTACGGCAACTccggcgtgcgcgcggctcggcgggcggcgcggtgatGCGGCCAGGCGACGTGACGCGTCGCCGGCTCAGCGGGCAGCGGCGAACGACGCGGGGGTGCACGtgcggcgctgggcgagcgggaccgggcGGCGTCGTGCGGCCGGCACGGGCGCGCGTGAACATGGCTAGGCGGTGTGTgcgcgcagggcggcggcgtggcacaGCTGCGCGGGCCGGTGTCGTAGTGGCTCGGTGCGTCGCGGCGCAGTGCGTGCTTGCGCTTGCGCGGGTGCGCACGCGTGGGCGTGTGTGGGAAGTGGCGTGTGTGCGCGGGGAGGGGGCGGTGCGCGAGCgggcggccgtggcgtggcggcgtcgcgggcaGGGAGCAGAGGCGCGCGGCTGCGGAGCGGGCGCTTGCGAGCAGGAGGCGTGCGCGCGGCCAGAGCGAGGAGGGGTGGCGCAGGGCGAGCCACGCGTGGTGGCGTGGCGGGGTGCGGGCCAGGGGCGGTGCGTGAGCTGGGagcagggaggaaggagggagaaggaagggaggaggagggaaaaagaaaagagggagggagaaatggaaaagaggaaagaaaatgaaaaagaagggagagagggggagaagagagagagagagagagagagagagagagagagagagagagagagagagagcgggatTCGTGGCGCCGACCGCGGCCGGTtgcgcacgcgcgccggtcgcGCGTGACGCGCGGGACGCGGGCCAAAAAGGGAGATGGGACAGCGGGAGATTTAGATATCAAGCTCGGTTCCTCGGGATATCGGGAGATCAGGTGGGAGATGATTTAGGAagggatcgagctcaacgatgaaaggTTTCGACAAAACAAAGATTAGCACGTGTtttattttggtgtattttttttgggatgtcacaaaaagtcaatgacctcctcagttccgtaggcactggcgatgcttccttctggacgagctcgattacaaacacatttcttgagtacccctatgaacctttcgaatgggaacatgttgtgtagaaatactggtccgaggatatcaatctctttcacaaggtgcactagaagatgtgtcatgatgttgaagaaagatggtggaaatatcagctcaaagccaacaagacattgcaccacatcattttgcagctttatcaaattctccgggtcaattatcttctgagaaactgcgttgaggaaggcacatagcttcacgatggttaaccggacgttatcaggcagaatcccccgcagcacaactggaagaagttcagtcataagcacatggcagtcatgggacttgagatttgtaaatttcttctctgccaaatttaagattcttTTTATATtagatgagtatccagatggaacctttatactgctcaagcagtcaaacatggtttccttctcttccttgctaagagtatagctggtaggacttaagtattctcgtccattatctcgctgttgtggatgtaaggtatctcgttcttccatacgttgcaattcttgacgtacttctactgtatcttttgtctttccgtacactcccaagaatgctatcaggttgacgcaaaaattcttcgtgaggtgcatcacatcaattgcatgatgaACATCTaaaacttcccaatatggtagctcccaaaatataggcGCCATTCTATTTTcattcggaacaggttggctaccagatccctttccaaaaataacttctagatcttttaccatgttgaagacgtcatTACCACTacagtgcatcggttttgttcggtggtccgcttagcctttgaaatgcttgcacttctttcgtaccgcatgcctgatgggaagaaactgacgatgacccatgtatacaacctttttacagtgagtcaaccatatattatcagtatcatctaaacagtgtgtgcatgctttgtatctgTTGTttgaatgtcctgacaagttactaagagcaggtcagtcattgatcgttacaaacagcaatgctcgtaggttgaagttttcctgtttgtattcatcccacatccgtacaccttcatcgcccctgagcaataagagttcttcgaccaatggtcttaggtacacatcaatatcatttccgggctgctttggacctgggataagcactggcatcatgatgaattttcgtttcatgcagagctaTGGTGGAaaattgtacatacaaagagtcacaggccaagtgctatgaccactgctcatctcaccaaaaggattcatgccattcgtactcaaaccgaaccttatgtttctcgcatccaaatcaaattcagggtacgttctatctatttttctccactgcgacccatcagcggggtgtcacaacatcgagtctttcttgcgttcctttttgtgccatcgcatcaacttagcattatctttacttctaaacagacgcttcaaacatggtattataggcgaataccacatgaccttcgcaggaactctcttccggggaggctccgcctcgacatctccagaatcatcttttctaatcttgtaacgcaatgcactgcatatggGCATggatccaaattctcgtactcgcctcgatagaggatgcagtcgttggggcatgcatgtatcttctgcACTTTCCATTCTAGAGGGCAAACAatttgtttggcttcatacgttgtgatAGGCAATTCGTTATTcttagaaaatatttttttaacaagtttgaataattcaccaaatcccttatcggatacaccatttgtcaccttccattgtagcaactccaaggtggtgccaagtttcttcaatccattttcataatctgggtacaacaacttacggtggtcctctaacatcttctggaacttcaacctctctgtttcactctcacagtctgcctgcacattgtgcaatgcctgccccagatcgtcgctgggatcattttctgctacatctacttcgggctcttccatgggaatatcgtcatcgaatacaccgattccagcattcccgggaaagtggtcgtcaaaatcttcttcttcattgtcttccatggtaaccccctgttctccgttcttcgtccaacaaacatacttctctatgaaaccatttgcgaaaatgtggctgtgtaggattatTGAAGAtaagtaatccttgttattattgcaatgaacacacgggcagcacataaaatcattctgcttgtttgccacagccacagacaaaaaataatgcaggccatcaatgaattccttcgaacgtcggtcagcattgtacatccattgccggtccatctacactttaaagaaatcgatttgaattctttacatgtatcgaataaataaaatatatcaaacctaaattaaactaaatataacataacatgaataattaaaagatctgcaatatctatcatacatcttgattaattaaaaggagtacttaatccattatagaacttaacaaaggagtactcaacatgaaagttaaaaattcagacaacaacacataggttttcaaccgtccttgtgttagaacgcagaatgctctaacggatttcttgctggcgcagaagaagatggcggagctgaaacctccgagtttggtggtgacgaaccgtaacgccgcaataaatcctcaagatcaaacggaggttcctcgccccttgccatgcattctctatattctttttccaaataacggagcgctgctctatgaaaagcactaggttttttggaccgacgaactactcgagttgtgcccttctctccaaaaggacaacgatcacccacaccggcgccactccctccagctgctgaagacatattttactggaaaatacctttattttccacaaaattataaattcttaccattacaatgcaaatattatttactattacaattacaatgatcagattaataactcttgcaaataacaatgaaatcatataaaaaaatatacaaGTAATCCATCACTAGAGTGTGAGTATGAacgaatacatcactagagtgtcaaaataatccattcctaatacaaaaaattctaatatactcatttcgttaattcattcatgaatacaaaaatcaactatccacaatatggtcatatatacaagtacatcacatgaagtgtctacactcattctaaaaatttctactatccacatactcatctaaatctaaaagaaaatcacacctacatatgcaatctaaatgtccaagaaatgagctagctacacattttctctatttctaaagtatgaaatgagctatacaagccaaggaagaagagaaaaacaagccccaaacctttagcgccgatggatggacgggagaatcaaagatcttcacaaatttggtaaagaaatgagcaagaactcccctctcccgagccaagaacagcaagaacaagtgagctgaatggctccggcggggggagagggaaggggataagggggccaaggagttttgtcccgattgtagacaccaaccgggacaaaagggggctttttatcccggttggtggatccaaccgggacaaaagcctgcgcgggccttttgtcccggttggatccaccaaccgggataaaagaccacccttttgtcccggttggtgcctccaaccgggacaaatggcccctgtcccccccgctgggctggctagccgttggacaTGGAACAAAAACCACCTATTGTCCCAGGCctaaaggctgccgggacaaatggcctggaacaaaggcctgttctaTAGTAGTGCATACATCCTAGAGCCAATTTTACCTTATttataaacttggtcaaacaAGAGCACATACACACTCAGCTTGGCCACAAGTTTATCGGAGGAGAGAGGATAGTAGAGATGCCAAGAGATCTCCACACCACAAACGACACGATACGTAGTTACCCTTGAACACAGATACACGTTAAATTAGGTACACTTCTCCATAGTCACTACTAGAAACCGATTTTTCTGTGCGTGTCAAATTTTCCTATCGAATTTTCACACACAGGAAAATCATGGTATCCAGTAGTTAGTCTATATAGTAAGTAATTCACTACAAGTATACGTACGTATCCCCTTGAATTTCTAGTTTTCTACTATATGTGTCAACCCAATTGATATAAGCTATCAGATGCCAGAAACCGAGAAACGACTACACCACAAACAACAGAAAGAAGATGCAAGCAACCATCGCGTAGTAGCCAACGAGAGTAATAGGAGCAAGCAGCGCAGGAGGCGAAGCAGAGGCGTTGTAGTAGGGCACATAGCCGCCGGTAGGAGGCCCATAGTAGTTTGGTTGCTGTGGCATGTACtgaccccctgcgccgccgcagcagacGACGGCCACGGGCGGGCACGGCGTCTGTGACCCAGGGGCCGAAGGTGGCATCGGCGGTGCGGACGGCAGCGACGGCGCCCGAGGCGGGTAGCCGTAGATCGGTAGTGGCTTCCCCGGCAGCTCGCACTCGGCGCCATTGCATAGGACGGGGGACGTGGTGGTGTTGCTGCTGCCGTCACCTGTTGCGTTGTCCATGGCTGCTGCCGCGGCTGCGATTGCCAAGAGCAAGGCGAGGCGTAAGACGAGCGCCGTCGCCATGGATCTGCCCCCTTGTGATCCTGACTGAAGGACAAGGCAGAGTTGAAAGGACAGAGATGTTGATGGATGCACGGTTGTCCTCGGACGATATATGAGTATATGATCGTCAGCGAGTAAAGGCGAGGCGTGCATGCAGGCTGACACATGGGGCGCCATGTGTTGGATGCTGAAAGACGCGCTAAGGGAGATGAAGACACCATATCACCGCTCTCTGTTGCCTTCTGATGGTCAATCTATATGTATCCCTTCGtctcatgaaaaatgtaattttaagtttgaaaaaattaaaaaaaatgtaatTCTAGAGATTGGATTTTAATTATCTGCCTAATTAAATTGTAAGATTTAAATTACATGTCAAAACTAACCATATGTAGTAAACAATTGAGGACATGATAGTTTTTTCACGCCACCACTAATCTGTCTGAAAAAACTTAGAATTGTACTCTTCATGAGACGGAAGGAGTACAGCATAGACAACAAAAACGACTACGCGAGTTTCTTCCAGCTGGGGATAGCTCTTGCCCGACTGTCGTGCATGTATACTTGCATCTCCTCTCCCAGCCTCAAAGACATCAGCAATCTTGGCACGGTATGGGTTGCCATATATACGAAGAGTAATCTTCTATTTCATCTGTCACTCGCATGCACAGGTACAGACGTACAATTACCGCAGTACTCCTAGTTAGCAGTTCCATTTAACAGGGCGCGATTAAGAGCATCTATCCAATTTGTTTACTTTGGGAGATGCTCTTAATCCCGCCCTGTTAGCATCCAACAGACTCTCCATACTACAACCAACCCACGCTATGCTGCTAAGCATCCCAGCCCCATGCTCGGCATCTATGCCGTGCCGATCCCCCACACCATCCCCTCCTCCCGGGCGGTCGCAGACACGGATGTTCCATCTCCCGCAACAAGTTGTTCTTGCGCCTCCCGTCGGCCCCGTCTTCCAAGTAGTTTCGCttgaggacggcggcgccgcgcctccccgccggcccgACGAGCTAACGGAGCTGCCATAGTGCTGCCCTCGTAGGCGGCTGCGCGCCCGAAGGCCGCGTCGACCTGGCCAGATTTGGCTTCCTGCCGCCGGATTTGGCCGTGGTCACTCGGCCGCTGCGTCCACCTGCTGGATTTGGCCGCCCGCCTCCAAATTTGGACGCAGTCACCCGGCCACCGCGCCGGCTTAGCCCGCTTGGCTATGGCCGCGTGgcctggccgccgcgccggcttgGTCCGCCTTGCTACGGCCGCATCGCCCGGCCAGGtgtggccgcgcgccgcccttgCCGCTTCTGACTGCGCCCGCTGGTTGCTGCTTTCCGCCGGGCTGGGTGGCATTGGGGAGACGGAGGAAAGGGAAGGTGGCACTGGGAGGAAGAGGAGCTGGTGCTGGCGGTGTTCCACGGGAGAGGACTGTGCGGCGGATGCGGTAGGGTGGAGGCCGTGCGGCTCCTCTCACCCTCCGCATCCCGCAGCCACAGCCACCTGCTTCCATGGGCGCCGGCCGCATCCCCGTCTCACGCCCAGCTCCGCCCGCGTCTCAGGGCCGGGCAAGCCCCCCATCCATCGCggtgcagcgccgccgtgcgGCATCTGCCGAGCCagccctcctcctcttcctcctcctccccattCTACCACCAGCgagggcgcacggcggcgcctcCCGTGGAGGCCCACGCGATGGCATCCAGGATTCCAGGCCGAGCGTCGACCTAGCGTTGGGAAGTTTTGCTTTTTTTTCGCTTCAGTGGGATTCGAACCGCTGCCGAAGGTggtcggcgcggcgcggccccggGGTTGGGAGACACGGATGGGGATACAAGCTGcagcccgggggggggggggggggggggggggttggcggCGTTGAAGCCGGACGATCAGCGTCGAGGCATCGTAGCCGTACATGTCAATGGAGGTTACAAATTCGTAGGTACATAATGCTGTAACTGTCTCTGCATGGTGCAAATTTCTGGGTGGACTTAGCGATGTTTAATCGATCCTTTAGGGGATGGATGGATTAAGAAATAATTTCAGACTTCATCATTCACATGCAAATGACTGTAGCCACAAAACACGACACAGCACACAGGCTGCCAGAGCTACGACTCCCACACCAATACTGAACCAACCACGCTGGTTTAACCAACCATCATGTGAGGGACCGCCCAAATTATATCGACTA carries:
- the LOC120713349 gene encoding uncharacterized protein LOC120713349: MATALVLRLALLLAIAAAAAAMDNATGDGSSNTTTSPVLCNGAECELPGKPLPIYGYPPRAPSLPSAPPMPPSAPGSQTPCPPVAVVCCGGAGGQYMPQQPNYYGPPTGGYVPYYNASASPPALLAPITLVGYYAMVACIFFLLFVV